From the genome of Sphingobacterium kitahiroshimense, one region includes:
- a CDS encoding FeoB-associated Cys-rich membrane protein has protein sequence MTNLTIQYIIVGVIIIAAVIYFSKTMRASFKGKKSCGKGCGCDMTQPKVQQKNNL, from the coding sequence ATGACGAATTTAACTATTCAATACATCATCGTTGGAGTAATCATTATCGCAGCGGTAATCTACTTTTCAAAAACGATGCGTGCTTCATTCAAAGGTAAAAAAAGTTGTGGTAAAGGTTGTGGCTGTGATATGACGCAACCGAAAGTTCAACAAAAAAATAATCTGTAA
- a CDS encoding amino acid permease — protein MDQNPKQNNELKRGLQNRHIQLIALGGAIGTGLFLGIGKAAILAGPSVILGYALAGIIAFFIMRQLGEMVVEEPVSGSFSFFANKYLGSFAGYASGWNYWVLYILVSMAELTAIGVYVQFWWPEIPLWTSSLFFFFIINGLNLASVKVYGEAEFWFSIVKVAAIIAMILFGSYLLISGTGSPQSSISNLYNDGGFFPKGWLSQSSNGTYEGLLAAIALIMFSFGGLELVGITAAEAENPEKNIPKATNQVIYRILIFYVGALIVLFSLSPWQQITADTSPFVTVFDSLKSFQFTLFGKTIYATSLIANVLNLIVLTAALSVYNSSVYSNSRMLYGLASQGNAPKFLNKLSKNHVPVNAILVSALFAAICVVINKIMPQDALEILMSLVVSSLIINWVMITVTHFYFKKDKVRRHIKTKFPSFLFPISNYICILFLVAVLVIMWITGMKVPVELIPIWMVLLYLSYLLVKRNKSKQ, from the coding sequence GTGGATCAAAATCCAAAACAAAATAACGAATTAAAAAGAGGTCTACAGAATAGACACATTCAACTGATTGCTTTAGGCGGTGCTATTGGAACAGGCCTATTTTTAGGTATCGGTAAGGCTGCTATTTTAGCGGGCCCATCTGTGATCTTGGGCTATGCTTTAGCGGGAATCATTGCTTTCTTTATCATGCGCCAATTAGGCGAAATGGTTGTAGAGGAACCCGTCTCTGGGAGCTTTAGCTTTTTTGCAAATAAATACTTAGGATCTTTTGCAGGTTATGCTTCAGGATGGAATTATTGGGTGTTGTACATATTGGTAAGCATGGCAGAGCTAACTGCTATTGGTGTTTATGTGCAGTTTTGGTGGCCCGAAATACCACTCTGGACTTCCAGTCTGTTTTTCTTTTTTATCATTAATGGGCTAAACCTAGCTTCTGTAAAAGTTTACGGAGAGGCCGAGTTCTGGTTTTCTATAGTAAAGGTAGCCGCGATTATAGCCATGATTTTGTTTGGTTCTTATTTGCTTATCAGTGGTACAGGTAGCCCACAATCTTCGATCAGTAATCTTTATAATGACGGGGGATTTTTCCCAAAAGGCTGGCTATCCCAAAGCAGTAATGGCACGTACGAAGGTCTACTTGCCGCGATAGCTTTGATTATGTTTTCTTTTGGTGGCTTAGAATTAGTCGGCATCACCGCCGCAGAGGCCGAAAACCCTGAAAAAAATATACCCAAAGCGACAAATCAGGTGATCTATAGAATTCTTATCTTTTATGTTGGCGCCCTTATTGTTTTGTTCTCCCTATCGCCTTGGCAACAGATTACGGCAGATACAAGTCCTTTTGTAACGGTGTTTGACTCTTTGAAAAGTTTTCAGTTTACCCTATTTGGTAAAACCATCTACGCAACAAGCTTAATTGCCAATGTGTTAAATCTAATCGTACTAACAGCAGCATTATCCGTTTATAACAGTAGTGTCTATAGCAATAGCCGTATGCTATATGGTTTAGCAAGTCAGGGCAATGCCCCGAAGTTTCTAAACAAATTAAGTAAGAACCATGTTCCTGTCAATGCCATCTTAGTTTCGGCATTATTTGCAGCTATCTGTGTTGTTATTAATAAAATTATGCCCCAGGATGCATTAGAAATATTAATGTCGTTAGTTGTTTCTTCGCTCATTATTAATTGGGTCATGATCACCGTGACACACTTCTACTTTAAAAAGGATAAAGTCCGTAGGCATATAAAAACAAAATTTCCATCTTTTCTCTTTCCGATCAGTAATTACATCTGTATTTTATTTTTAGTAGCCGTATTGGTTATCATGTGGATAACAGGAATGAAAGTACCTGTTGAACTAATTCCGATATGGATGGTCCTTCTTTATTTATCTTATCTTTTAGTGAAAAGAAACAAATCCAAACAATAA
- a CDS encoding DJ-1/PfpI family protein: MAKKILLLVGDFVEDYEAMVPFQAMGSLGIDVDAVAPDRKKGDVVPTAVHDFTGDQTYKELRGHNFGINKDFDTINVEEYDGLYIAGGRSAEYIRLNKRVLEITKYFFDNNKPVAAICHGIQVLTAAKVLQGRTLTAYVAVGPDIELAGGTWKNIPADQAIVDGNLVTSPAWPGHQAILKEFYKLLGITIAI; the protein is encoded by the coding sequence ATGGCAAAGAAAATATTATTACTTGTTGGCGATTTCGTAGAAGACTACGAAGCAATGGTTCCTTTTCAGGCTATGGGTTCTCTAGGTATTGATGTTGATGCTGTAGCACCAGATCGCAAAAAAGGTGATGTAGTACCTACTGCAGTTCATGATTTCACAGGTGACCAAACCTATAAGGAATTACGTGGACACAATTTTGGAATCAATAAAGATTTTGATACCATTAATGTAGAAGAGTATGATGGTCTGTATATAGCGGGAGGCCGGTCTGCAGAGTATATCCGACTGAACAAACGTGTATTAGAAATAACAAAGTATTTTTTTGACAACAATAAGCCCGTTGCGGCGATCTGTCATGGCATACAAGTTTTAACAGCAGCAAAAGTACTCCAAGGACGTACATTAACGGCGTATGTAGCTGTAGGACCAGACATCGAACTTGCTGGCGGAACATGGAAAAACATCCCCGCAGATCAAGCGATTGTAGATGGAAATTTAGTAACATCACCTGCTTGGCCAGGTCATCAAGCTATTCTTAAGGAGTTTTACAAACTATTAGGAATTACAATAGCAATTTAA
- a CDS encoding alpha-2-macroglobulin family protein, which produces MKKILLFIYSLLCLSHSYAQKKNNLAPLWMQIDSLADNQFWKEISPILAKVEAEAVKRNWYDEQVKAFLYRQKINMQTSDDSDIKLKVIQEFDIKIKQLENKTAKAILTIQQARNYNDYFISNYYSINQRTEVQNDVNNDFTFWTSKQFEDKIKSLYQNALIEKDMLLHEPKEKWSKLIESPQQSYLPTLYDIAVYDYIDLLQQNQPYQISSARNQKDSNTKIVDSLYHDLIKIHEGKNIDAYLFNQYQLLRSKNNPDSSRLQILENWIAKYKQSPLKEIMIVDYINIYKNKANIVAVNQQEQINILLRKIETYLPLADSAHTKTYLSTVRQNILKPEILLESKEFNTANKEALMKVTHRNVSKIFYKIIRPRNILDRFQSEINNANDSTLWNIIHTFTKNNNVVKEGFFDLKDFKDQVSHETTLLIPALDAGSYTIVYASSPFENEYNEKNCYGYLKLNFSKYAMLQDDQVVLIVNRETGAQQSNASLKFYNLRQDKFELQSTEATNKNGVFNNKNQNRNLFLRINDEPVFIPFNSYYYPQVDHKEDAHYDAKIFTDRSIYRPGQIVYFKAIVYKNYEKIKYATMADKRIVVGLYDTNNQRVDEKTLVTNDFGSIAGSFILNTGNVTGQYYIQITGDGINQNYSFSVEEYKRPKFEVTFDEFKDKKSLGDSISITGKAISFSGVPIANATVAYSVNKVENRIRPFDVYDRIIDRTFSETIKIDTIRTDNEGNFIISFKSEIPQDFNSKWRVTQSFNIDASVMDATGETNESTTRLTIGNIPFTLQIDAPEQIDANDLDSITISAQNLSGQKVPAKGKFILKKRIENKRLIVSPSFYIAHDFSYYNSIPKDEFLQKFPYEPYGIEYKKEEDFTVAYEADFDLSQSNKIKLPNSSSFAGKYKLEAISIVAEDTIRSERMIEINNSRLQSDEKSPLTVTADKANYQLADKAKISLETDFDSLHLNMTSSEDEKIDFKVVSKMKTTIQVEIPKTIKNSLVLNFTGVKNGQLFTKTLVLPIQQYSPSLTIETKTFRNKLYPGQKETWELVIKGKKGEQIASELLVNMYDASLDKLKNVTSNDFSFPLNPYSYPSYRAWYYTNNLSRSTFIQNFSELNFNTALNYDRFKNFGFNINNYDFGRTRRMSPTGSLRIRGAVAKQAAGAAQEDLMLADAASPVMEEVVVVSSQAEIDKNKGENPIQIRKNLQETAFFLPQLRTDKDGHAVFSFDSPESLTRWKFMAIAHSKELAIGTYTNFVETQKDLMIVPNMPRFFREADQITIKAKVNNLSANDLKTSVSLEMFDAITMAPLALNIPIKQITVIAKGSENTSWEITIPKNIEAITYRIVAKGGNFSDGEESTIPVLKNSMLVTETLPIAVREGQSKSFEMKSLQQGSSTSEPYRYTVELTSNPIYHALFALPYVNEYPYESSESIFSKFYLNSFSAHLVNQHPKIKPVFEQWKGKQQLQSNLRINEELKTIMIQETPWLKDAINEEETMKNIAHLFDQNTLKNTLKTDVAKLAALQSSGGGFSWYP; this is translated from the coding sequence ATGAAAAAAATACTCCTTTTCATATACTCATTATTGTGCTTATCGCATTCATATGCACAAAAGAAAAACAATCTTGCTCCCTTATGGATGCAGATTGACAGTCTGGCTGATAATCAATTTTGGAAAGAGATCTCTCCTATTCTTGCTAAGGTAGAAGCCGAAGCAGTAAAAAGAAATTGGTATGATGAACAGGTCAAAGCTTTTCTATATCGCCAAAAGATAAACATGCAGACTTCAGATGATTCGGATATAAAATTAAAAGTCATTCAAGAATTTGATATCAAAATTAAACAGCTCGAGAATAAAACCGCGAAAGCCATTTTAACCATTCAACAGGCCCGTAATTATAACGATTATTTCATCAGTAATTATTACAGCATTAATCAGCGTACTGAAGTACAAAACGATGTTAATAACGATTTTACTTTCTGGACAAGTAAACAATTTGAAGATAAAATCAAATCCTTATATCAAAATGCCTTAATAGAAAAAGACATGCTCTTGCATGAACCAAAAGAAAAATGGAGTAAACTCATTGAATCACCACAGCAGTCCTATCTGCCAACGCTATACGATATTGCAGTTTATGATTATATCGATCTCCTTCAACAAAATCAGCCCTACCAGATCTCTTCAGCTAGAAATCAAAAAGATAGTAATACCAAAATTGTCGATAGCTTATACCACGATCTTATAAAAATCCATGAGGGCAAAAATATAGATGCCTATTTATTTAATCAATACCAATTATTGCGTAGCAAAAATAATCCGGATTCTTCCAGATTACAAATTCTTGAAAATTGGATCGCAAAATATAAGCAGTCCCCACTCAAAGAAATTATGATTGTAGATTATATCAACATCTACAAAAACAAGGCAAATATTGTCGCGGTAAATCAACAAGAACAAATAAATATCTTACTAAGAAAAATAGAAACGTATTTACCACTTGCGGACAGTGCTCATACAAAAACCTATCTATCAACAGTCCGTCAAAATATATTAAAACCAGAAATTCTTCTTGAATCGAAGGAATTTAATACCGCGAATAAAGAGGCATTAATGAAAGTGACACACCGAAATGTCAGTAAGATATTCTATAAAATAATACGTCCAAGAAATATCTTAGATCGTTTTCAATCCGAAATTAACAACGCTAATGATAGTACATTATGGAACATAATCCACACTTTCACCAAAAATAACAACGTTGTAAAGGAAGGCTTTTTTGATCTTAAAGATTTTAAAGATCAAGTAAGTCACGAGACAACTTTGCTAATCCCTGCACTTGATGCAGGTTCTTATACCATCGTATATGCTTCCTCTCCATTTGAAAACGAATACAATGAAAAAAACTGCTATGGCTATCTAAAATTAAATTTTAGCAAATACGCAATGTTGCAAGATGATCAAGTTGTACTGATCGTAAACCGGGAAACAGGTGCACAACAATCCAATGCCTCATTGAAATTTTACAACTTACGTCAAGATAAGTTTGAACTACAATCAACTGAAGCGACAAATAAGAATGGTGTTTTTAACAATAAAAATCAAAATAGAAATCTTTTTTTAAGGATTAATGATGAACCTGTATTCATCCCCTTCAATTCATACTATTATCCTCAAGTTGATCATAAAGAAGACGCACATTACGATGCAAAAATATTTACGGATAGATCGATCTATAGACCGGGCCAGATTGTCTATTTCAAAGCAATCGTATATAAGAATTACGAAAAGATTAAATACGCAACTATGGCTGATAAACGCATCGTTGTGGGATTATACGATACAAATAATCAACGTGTTGATGAAAAAACATTGGTCACCAATGATTTTGGATCAATAGCAGGATCATTTATCTTAAATACAGGTAATGTAACAGGTCAGTATTATATACAGATTACTGGTGATGGCATAAACCAAAATTACAGCTTCAGTGTAGAAGAATATAAACGTCCAAAATTTGAAGTTACTTTTGACGAATTTAAAGATAAGAAATCATTAGGTGACTCCATTTCTATAACAGGAAAAGCTATATCTTTTAGCGGTGTTCCTATAGCTAATGCCACGGTGGCATATTCGGTCAACAAAGTTGAAAATAGAATAAGACCTTTCGATGTATATGATAGAATTATCGATCGCACATTTAGCGAGACAATCAAAATAGATACCATACGAACTGATAACGAGGGAAATTTTATCATTAGTTTCAAAAGTGAAATACCACAAGATTTTAACAGCAAGTGGCGAGTTACCCAATCATTCAACATCGATGCCTCAGTAATGGATGCTACTGGTGAAACCAATGAAAGTACCACCCGTTTAACTATCGGAAATATTCCCTTTACTTTACAGATAGATGCACCAGAACAAATTGATGCAAATGATCTGGATTCGATTACAATAAGTGCACAAAACCTATCTGGACAAAAAGTACCTGCAAAAGGTAAATTTATACTAAAAAAACGAATAGAAAATAAACGTCTTATTGTCTCCCCGTCATTCTATATTGCACATGACTTTAGTTATTACAATAGCATTCCTAAGGATGAATTTTTACAGAAGTTCCCCTATGAACCTTACGGAATTGAATATAAAAAAGAAGAGGATTTTACGGTGGCTTACGAGGCAGATTTTGATCTTTCCCAATCAAATAAAATAAAACTTCCAAACAGCAGTAGTTTTGCAGGAAAATATAAATTGGAAGCAATTTCAATTGTTGCGGAAGATACTATTCGTAGTGAGCGGATGATTGAAATCAACAATTCACGGCTACAATCAGATGAAAAATCACCTTTGACCGTTACTGCTGACAAAGCTAATTATCAACTAGCTGACAAGGCTAAAATAAGTCTGGAAACGGATTTTGATTCTCTTCATCTCAACATGACTTCTTCCGAAGATGAAAAAATAGATTTTAAAGTCGTTTCAAAAATGAAAACAACAATTCAAGTTGAAATTCCTAAAACCATCAAGAATAGTTTGGTATTGAATTTCACTGGTGTTAAAAATGGACAGCTTTTCACTAAAACTTTGGTATTGCCAATACAACAATATAGCCCATCGCTAACAATAGAAACAAAAACTTTCAGAAATAAACTGTATCCTGGACAAAAAGAAACTTGGGAATTGGTCATTAAAGGAAAAAAAGGGGAGCAGATAGCATCAGAGCTTTTGGTGAATATGTATGACGCATCTTTAGACAAACTTAAAAATGTGACCAGCAATGATTTTTCATTTCCTCTAAATCCTTATTCATATCCTTCTTATAGAGCCTGGTATTATACCAATAATCTCAGCAGAAGTACTTTCATCCAAAATTTTAGCGAATTGAATTTTAACACGGCACTAAATTACGATCGATTTAAGAATTTTGGATTCAATATCAATAATTATGATTTTGGCCGTACCAGAAGAATGTCCCCTACTGGATCACTTAGAATCCGAGGTGCAGTAGCAAAACAGGCGGCTGGAGCAGCCCAAGAAGATCTTATGCTCGCAGATGCAGCATCTCCTGTAATGGAAGAGGTAGTCGTAGTCTCCAGTCAAGCAGAAATCGACAAAAATAAAGGCGAGAATCCAATTCAGATTCGGAAAAATCTACAGGAAACAGCTTTCTTCTTACCTCAACTACGAACAGATAAAGATGGTCATGCGGTGTTCAGCTTTGATTCTCCAGAAAGTTTAACCCGCTGGAAGTTTATGGCAATCGCGCATAGTAAAGAATTAGCTATAGGTACCTACACTAATTTTGTTGAAACACAAAAAGATCTGATGATTGTACCCAATATGCCACGTTTCTTTAGAGAAGCAGATCAAATAACAATCAAAGCAAAGGTCAATAACTTGTCTGCAAATGATTTAAAAACCTCTGTTTCGCTAGAAATGTTTGATGCAATTACCATGGCGCCCCTAGCTCTTAACATTCCAATAAAACAAATTACGGTAATTGCTAAAGGCAGTGAAAATACGAGCTGGGAAATTACGATCCCTAAAAATATTGAAGCAATCACATACCGTATCGTGGCAAAAGGAGGTAACTTCTCTGACGGTGAAGAATCCACTATTCCTGTTCTAAAAAACAGTATGTTAGTCACAGAAACTTTACCTATTGCTGTAAGAGAAGGTCAGTCGAAATCTTTTGAAATGAAAAGTTTACAACAGGGCTCGTCTACTTCCGAACCATACCGCTATACAGTAGAATTAACAAGCAATCCGATCTATCATGCCTTATTTGCGCTACCCTATGTCAATGAGTATCCATATGAATCATCAGAATCAATTTTCAGTAAATTCTATCTAAATTCATTTTCTGCACATCTGGTCAATCAGCACCCAAAAATAAAGCCTGTATTTGAACAATGGAAAGGTAAACAGCAACTTCAATCAAATTTACGTATCAATGAGGAATTGAAAACAATTATGATACAGGAAACACCTTGGTTAAAAGATGCAATT
- a CDS encoding aminotransferase class IV: MPTTYINFNGNILPEEQEIFSIENRAVRYGDGLFETMLFKDGEIRFLAFHMERLQKGMSALHLEDANLFDEFFFRSKVEELIRKNNMVGQLVRIRLTVFRSGGGLYSPNSNKPSYVFQVARPEPNLKDKKVGLIVDLYTEYKKPFSDLSKIKSLNSQIYVLAGIHKKKMGFDDVLLLNQEGFLCEALSSNIFVHYEKTLYTPALSEGCIEGVMRRVVIDMAIDEGIEVVEAQISPQIMKEAEEIFLTNAVQGVQWVMGYKQKRYFNKISRILQNKLQNWNYNDPE; encoded by the coding sequence ATGCCAACAACATATATCAATTTTAACGGTAATATTTTACCTGAAGAACAAGAGATATTCTCTATTGAGAATAGGGCAGTACGTTATGGCGACGGCTTGTTTGAAACGATGCTGTTTAAAGATGGTGAGATCAGATTCCTAGCCTTCCATATGGAAAGGTTGCAAAAAGGGATGAGCGCTTTACATTTGGAGGATGCTAATCTCTTTGATGAGTTTTTCTTTCGTTCAAAGGTGGAAGAACTGATACGGAAAAATAATATGGTCGGTCAGCTTGTCCGCATACGCTTAACTGTTTTTAGAAGTGGAGGAGGTTTATATAGCCCAAATTCGAATAAACCGTCATACGTATTTCAAGTTGCGAGACCTGAACCTAATCTGAAGGATAAAAAAGTAGGTTTAATTGTTGATTTGTACACAGAATATAAAAAACCATTTAGTGATCTATCAAAAATTAAATCATTAAATTCTCAAATTTATGTTTTAGCTGGAATTCACAAGAAAAAGATGGGTTTTGATGATGTTTTATTATTGAATCAAGAAGGATTTTTATGCGAAGCATTGAGTTCAAATATATTTGTTCATTACGAGAAAACGTTATATACACCTGCTCTTTCAGAAGGCTGTATTGAAGGTGTTATGAGACGTGTTGTGATCGACATGGCCATTGATGAAGGAATAGAAGTAGTAGAAGCTCAGATAAGCCCACAGATCATGAAAGAAGCAGAAGAGATATTTCTCACGAACGCTGTTCAAGGGGTACAATGGGTCATGGGTTATAAACAAAAAAGATATTTCAATAAAATTTCCAGAATATTGCAGAATAAATTGCAAAACTGGAATTATAACGATCCTGAATAA
- a CDS encoding RluA family pseudouridine synthase, with translation MAENLELQEQDDQELFEHLRIEVDKGQALLRIDKFLMNRVENASRNKIQAAIEAESVLVNEKPVKASYKVRPFDVITVVLPDPPRDTEVYPEDIPLDIIYEDNDVLIVNKESGMVVHPGFNNYNGTLVNALTHHIQQLPQLPGNSDRPGLVHRIDKDTSGLLVIAKNEKSMTHLAKQFFDHSITRKYIALVWGDIKEDGTITGYIGRHQKDRRIMAMYDSEANGRWSVTHYRVIERLGYVTLIECQLETGRTHQIRAHMQSIGHPLFNDAMYGGDKIIKGTVFTKYKQFVENCFKILPRQALHAEVIGFVHPTSKENIKFEVPLPEDFRLGLEKWRHYAALSKPTEE, from the coding sequence ATGGCTGAAAATTTAGAGTTACAAGAGCAAGATGATCAAGAGTTATTTGAACATTTGCGTATAGAGGTAGATAAAGGACAAGCGTTACTGCGCATCGATAAGTTTCTGATGAATAGAGTAGAGAATGCATCTCGAAATAAAATTCAGGCAGCTATTGAAGCGGAGTCCGTATTAGTGAACGAAAAGCCTGTAAAGGCAAGCTACAAAGTGAGACCATTTGATGTGATCACTGTTGTCTTGCCCGATCCCCCAAGAGATACCGAAGTATATCCCGAGGATATTCCCTTGGATATCATTTATGAAGATAATGATGTATTGATCGTCAACAAAGAATCAGGAATGGTTGTCCATCCTGGTTTTAATAACTATAATGGAACATTAGTAAATGCTTTAACGCATCATATTCAGCAGTTGCCACAGTTACCCGGAAACTCTGATCGTCCAGGTTTAGTGCACCGTATTGATAAAGATACGTCTGGATTACTTGTTATTGCGAAGAATGAAAAGTCGATGACTCACTTGGCGAAGCAATTTTTTGATCACAGTATCACAAGAAAATACATTGCGCTGGTATGGGGTGATATTAAAGAAGATGGTACCATTACAGGTTATATAGGACGCCATCAGAAAGATAGACGTATTATGGCTATGTACGACAGTGAAGCAAATGGGCGCTGGTCTGTTACCCATTACCGGGTTATAGAACGTTTAGGTTATGTGACTTTAATTGAATGTCAGTTGGAAACGGGAAGAACACATCAGATTCGTGCACACATGCAATCTATTGGTCATCCATTATTTAATGATGCCATGTATGGTGGAGACAAGATTATAAAAGGTACCGTATTTACAAAATACAAACAGTTTGTAGAAAATTGTTTCAAAATATTACCTAGACAAGCTCTTCATGCTGAAGTGATTGGTTTTGTGCATCCAACATCAAAAGAAAATATTAAATTTGAAGTACCATTACCAGAAGATTTTCGTTTAGGATTGGAGAAATGGCGTCATTATGCCGCTTTATCAAAACCAACTGAAGAATAA
- a CDS encoding 1-aminocyclopropane-1-carboxylate deaminase/D-cysteine desulfhydrase, with protein MISFNFYSPEQKISFPNWEKKTIYVSIKRDDMIHPFISGNKWRKLKFNLERALSENKNHLVTFGGAWSNHILATACAGATFGLKTTAFLRSDPGINNPLIAMCRLFGMEIIYTDRTEYKNKQVLFDKHFSNNSNAYFIDEGGHGPLGSKGCEEIIASLQESYDHIFCACGTGTTLAGLQHAVAASGLQTVVHGVPVLKGGDFIHDEVHKIYPSDPVATLHTGYHFGGYAKTKPELLRFIEKFVSNTGIMIEPTYTGKLFFAVNDLISQDYFKPDARILVIHTGGLTGFLGMYERFNLDLGQ; from the coding sequence ATGATATCTTTTAATTTTTATAGTCCCGAACAAAAAATTAGTTTTCCAAACTGGGAAAAAAAAACTATTTATGTCTCTATAAAGCGTGATGACATGATCCATCCGTTTATTTCAGGTAATAAATGGCGGAAATTAAAATTTAATTTGGAGCGTGCATTATCAGAAAATAAAAACCATTTGGTCACTTTTGGCGGTGCATGGTCTAACCACATTTTGGCAACAGCTTGCGCCGGTGCTACCTTTGGTCTAAAAACAACAGCCTTTTTACGGAGTGACCCTGGAATAAATAATCCGCTCATCGCCATGTGTCGATTATTTGGGATGGAAATTATCTATACTGATCGTACAGAATATAAAAATAAGCAAGTTCTGTTTGATAAACATTTCAGTAATAACTCAAATGCTTATTTTATAGATGAAGGAGGTCATGGACCGCTTGGTTCTAAAGGATGCGAAGAAATTATAGCATCACTACAAGAATCTTACGATCATATTTTTTGCGCCTGCGGTACTGGGACTACCCTCGCAGGATTACAACACGCTGTAGCGGCATCTGGATTACAAACCGTTGTCCATGGTGTTCCTGTCTTAAAAGGAGGAGATTTTATTCATGATGAAGTGCACAAAATATATCCTAGCGATCCTGTTGCAACCCTTCATACTGGATATCATTTTGGAGGATACGCGAAAACTAAACCCGAACTGTTACGGTTCATTGAAAAATTTGTTTCCAATACAGGAATCATGATCGAACCAACTTATACAGGTAAACTATTTTTTGCGGTTAATGATTTGATTTCTCAAGATTACTTTAAACCTGATGCACGCATTTTGGTTATTCATACCGGAGGGTTAACTGGCTTTCTGGGCATGTATGAACGTTTTAATCTTGATCTAGGTCAATAA
- a CDS encoding NADPH-dependent FMN reductase has product MKILAFAASNSRNSINKTFVTSVSKYYKEVDDVIDILDLNDYEMPLYSIDREIESGIPQLALDFASKIDESDFLLISIAEYNGSYNVGYKNIIDWVSRIAGRKTFNGKPVFLLATSPGPMGGSTVLNTAVNRITWDGAEVLDSFSLPEFGNNFESGKGVTNIQHRSKLEAKVRATKRALKERTAKLV; this is encoded by the coding sequence ATGAAAATATTAGCATTTGCTGCTAGTAACAGCAGAAATTCAATTAACAAAACTTTCGTTACTTCAGTTTCTAAATATTATAAAGAAGTAGACGATGTAATCGATATATTAGATTTGAATGATTACGAAATGCCCTTGTATTCTATTGATAGAGAAATAGAGTCTGGCATTCCACAATTAGCATTAGATTTCGCTTCAAAAATTGATGAATCCGATTTTTTATTGATATCGATTGCAGAATACAATGGTTCTTACAATGTTGGTTACAAAAACATCATCGATTGGGTATCCAGAATTGCAGGTCGTAAAACGTTCAATGGAAAACCTGTTTTTCTATTAGCTACTAGCCCAGGACCTATGGGTGGATCTACTGTTTTAAATACAGCCGTAAATAGAATCACTTGGGATGGGGCAGAAGTTTTGGACTCATTCTCCTTACCTGAATTTGGAAATAATTTCGAAAGCGGAAAAGGAGTTACAAATATTCAACATAGAAGTAAGTTAGAAGCTAAAGTACGAGCAACTAAACGTGCTTTAAAAGAGAGAACGGCAAAGCTAGTTTAA